The genomic DNA GAAAAAGAGCGCGTGACGCGCCCCCAAACGGGGGAATCCCAATTGCCCATGCCAAAAGATCCGCGTGATAGTATCCCGGTGGAAGCTTTTCATCGCCTGCCTGTTCTGCCGCTGAAGGAAGTCGTCTTTTTTCCGCACATGCTGTTTCCCCTGCTGATCGGCCGCGAGTCCTCGCTGCGTGCCGTGCAGGAGGCCATGCTGTTGCACAAGCTGCTGCTGGTGACGGCGCAAAAGGACATGACGCTGGAAGAGCCCGGCAAGGAGGACTTGTACCGCACCGGCGTGGTGGGACGCATCCTGCAGTTGCTGCGGCTGCCCAACGGCCTGGTGAAAGTCCTGGTCGAGGGGCTGACCAAGGCGCGCATCACCCGCTTTCTGCAAACGGAGGATCATCTCGAAGCCCGCGTCGAGCCGCTGGAAGATGCCGGGGAGGACAGCGTCGCGTTGCGCGCCGCCATGCGCCGCGTCAGCAATCTGTTTCGTGATTACGTTCATCTGCACCGTGCGCTTCCCGAGGAAGTGTTGCTGGGCCTGGAAGACATCGACGGCGCCCAGCATCTCGCCGATTTTGTCGCCGCCCACCTGCAGCGGGAATCCCGTGTCAAGCAGCAGATCCTGGAAATGCCCACCGCCTATGATGCGCTGCTGCAACTTGCGGAGCTGCTCGAACATGAAAAGGAAATTCTCACGGCCGAACGCGATCTGGAAGACAAGGTGCGCGGCCGCATGCAGCGCAGCCAGCGCAACTACTGGCTGCAGGAGCAGATGCGCGCCATACAGGAGGAGCTGGGTGAGGAGGTCGAGAGCGACAATGACATCGCCGCGCTGCGCGAGAAGGTGAAGAAATGCGGCATGCCCAGCGAAGCGGAGGAAAAGGCCGGGGAAGAGCTTGAACGTTTGCGCCATACCGCCCCGCTCTCGCCCGAAGCCACCGTCATCCGCAACTACATCGACTGGCTGGTGGCGCTGCCGTGGAACACGCGCACCGAAGACCGCCTTGACATTCCGCAGGCCCGCAAGATTCTCGATGAAGACCATCACGGGCTGGAGCTTCCCAAGAAGCGGATTCTCGAACATCTCGCCGTGTTGAAGCTGGTGCACCAGATGAAAGGCCCGATTCTCTGCCTGGTCGGGCCGCCGGGGGTGGGCAAGACTTCCCTGGCCAAATCCATCGCCCGCGCCATGGGGCGGAACTTCGTGCGCGTCTCGCTCGGCGGCGTGCGCGATGAGGCCGAAATCCGTGGCCATCGCCGCACCTACATCGGCTCGATGCCGGGCCGCATCATTCAAAGCATGAAGCGCGCCAAAGCGGTCAACCCGGTTTTCCTGCTCGATGAGATCGACAAGATGAGTTCCGACTTTCACGGCGATCCCGCCGCCGCACTGCTGGAAGTGCTCGATCCCGAGCAGAACCGGACGTTCAACGATCATTATCTCGAAGTCGACTACGATCTCAGCCAGGTGCTGTTCATCACCACCGCCAACGTGCGCAGTCAGATTCCCGAACCGCTGCTTGACCGCATGGAATTGATCGACCTGCCGGGCTATCTCGAGCATGACAAGCTGGAAATTGCGAAGGGGTTTCTGCTGCCCCGGCTGCTGCGCGAACACGGTCTGACGGCCGAACAGCTCCGCTTTTCCGATACCGCCATTCTCAAGATCATCCGCGAATACACCCGCGAGGCCGGTGTGCGCAACCTCGAGCGCGAGCTGGCTTCGATTTGCCGCAAGACCGCCTACGCCCTCACCACCACAGGCGAGACCACACGCCGCGAAATCACGCCGCGCAACCTCGAAGCGGATCTCGGGGTGCCCAAATATCCGCAGCGCCCGCTCACCGAGCCGCGCGCCATCGGCACCGCCACCGGCCTGGCGTGGACGCGCTACGGCGGCGACGTGCTCGATATCGAAGTGAGCCTGATGCCCGGCAAGGGCAATTTGGTGTTGACCGGCAAGCTCGGCGACATCATGAAGGAAAGCGCGCGCGCCGCGCTGTCCTTCATCCGCACCAACGCCGCCCAGCTCGACATCGCGGGCGATTTTTGGAAGGAATTCGATATTCACATTCATATTCCCGAAGGCTCGATTCCCAAAGACGGGCCGTCGGCCGGGATTACGCTGGTGGCGGCGCTGGTTTCGGCGCTCACCGGCCGGCCGGTGCGCCGGGACATCGCACTCACCGGCGAGATCACTTTGCGGGGTGGCGTGCTGGGGATTGGGGGATTGAATGAGAAGATGCTCGCCGCCCAGCGGCTCGGCATCAAGCGTGTCATCATCCCGCAGGAAAATGCCAAGGATTTGAAAGAGCTGCCCGCGCCGCTGCGCAAGGGCATCACAGTCACCACCGTCAAGCACGTGGCGGAGGTGCTCAAGATCGTCTTGTGTGAAAAAGAGCCGGGCACTCCTGCCGGCGCCAAAGAGGCCGGCCGGGCCTCTGCCAGAGTCAGGAAGCGCCGTAAAGCCGTGCCTGCGCCGGCCGTCGTGATCCATTGAAATCCCGCAACCCGGCATGGTTGGCATCGCCTGCTGCCGGGCTCACCCTGGCCCGGAGTCGCCGGCGCCAGGCTGCGTGGGCAGAAGGTTTGCCGGCGGCAGGCCGGTTTCCCTGTGGCGCAAACGGTTGCCATGAAAATCGCTGCCGCGGAGTTCGTCATCAGCGCTGCTCAGCCGGCGCAATTTCCCCGAGATGATTTGCCCCAGATCGCCTTCTGCGGCCGTTCCAACGTGGGAAAATCGAGCCTGATCAACTCACTCGTGGGCCGCCGGAATCTCGCGCACACCAGCAGCACGCCCGGCAAAACGCGCCAGCTCAATTTCTATCGTCTCCTGCCCGCGGGAACCAAAGCAAAGCCATTTTATTTCGTCGATCTGCCCGGCTATGGCTACGCCAAAGTCTCGCACGCCGAGCGCGAGAGCTGGCGCCGCTTGATCGAGGGCTATTTCAAGCAGACGCGCACGCTGTGCGCCGCCGTTGCTCTCCTGGACTGCCGGCATGGCGCGCTCGCCAGCGACCAGGAGTTGCTGCAATGGCTGGCGGCACTGCAGGTGCCGGTGATTGTCGCGGCGACCAAAGCCGACAAACTTTCGAATAACCAGCGCACCGTGCAGCAGCGGGAGCTGGCAGCCGCCCTCGCGCCCATGGCGGTGCAACAAGTGCTGCTCTATTCCGCAGTGACGCATTTCGGCCGCAAGGAATTGTGGCAGGCCCTCGCGCAGACATTACCCGGCAGGACGCCGGGGTAAGGGTATCGCACAGCCCCCGCTTCTGACCGACCCAACAGCGGAACCACAAACGACTCATCAACTGCTAGCCC from candidate division KSB1 bacterium includes the following:
- the lon gene encoding endopeptidase La, whose amino-acid sequence is MPKDPRDSIPVEAFHRLPVLPLKEVVFFPHMLFPLLIGRESSLRAVQEAMLLHKLLLVTAQKDMTLEEPGKEDLYRTGVVGRILQLLRLPNGLVKVLVEGLTKARITRFLQTEDHLEARVEPLEDAGEDSVALRAAMRRVSNLFRDYVHLHRALPEEVLLGLEDIDGAQHLADFVAAHLQRESRVKQQILEMPTAYDALLQLAELLEHEKEILTAERDLEDKVRGRMQRSQRNYWLQEQMRAIQEELGEEVESDNDIAALREKVKKCGMPSEAEEKAGEELERLRHTAPLSPEATVIRNYIDWLVALPWNTRTEDRLDIPQARKILDEDHHGLELPKKRILEHLAVLKLVHQMKGPILCLVGPPGVGKTSLAKSIARAMGRNFVRVSLGGVRDEAEIRGHRRTYIGSMPGRIIQSMKRAKAVNPVFLLDEIDKMSSDFHGDPAAALLEVLDPEQNRTFNDHYLEVDYDLSQVLFITTANVRSQIPEPLLDRMELIDLPGYLEHDKLEIAKGFLLPRLLREHGLTAEQLRFSDTAILKIIREYTREAGVRNLERELASICRKTAYALTTTGETTRREITPRNLEADLGVPKYPQRPLTEPRAIGTATGLAWTRYGGDVLDIEVSLMPGKGNLVLTGKLGDIMKESARAALSFIRTNAAQLDIAGDFWKEFDIHIHIPEGSIPKDGPSAGITLVAALVSALTGRPVRRDIALTGEITLRGGVLGIGGLNEKMLAAQRLGIKRVIIPQENAKDLKELPAPLRKGITVTTVKHVAEVLKIVLCEKEPGTPAGAKEAGRASARVRKRRKAVPAPAVVIH
- the yihA gene encoding ribosome biogenesis GTP-binding protein YihA/YsxC, translating into MKIAAAEFVISAAQPAQFPRDDLPQIAFCGRSNVGKSSLINSLVGRRNLAHTSSTPGKTRQLNFYRLLPAGTKAKPFYFVDLPGYGYAKVSHAERESWRRLIEGYFKQTRTLCAAVALLDCRHGALASDQELLQWLAALQVPVIVAATKADKLSNNQRTVQQRELAAALAPMAVQQVLLYSAVTHFGRKELWQALAQTLPGRTPG